The window GGATATTTTCCCGATTTGATACCAACCCACCAGGTCGTTCTGCTGATCGGGAAAATACCGGGGATCGGCGGGTTTGCTTTTTTGTTCCCGAGAATTTCCGCCAGACGCACATAGCCTTCAGCCGGCAATTCGTTTCGCATTTTGTTGTCTCCGTTTGTTTGGGTGCGGAGACATACTGCCAAGACAAACGGAAGTTTAGGTACCTAAACTTCCTCTTTTCTTTTTTAGCGCGTTGCGGATAGTTCGTTTCACAACCTCTGGGTGGTTCTCGTAGAGAACGCTTCGTGCGTCGCGCTCGGTTCGCCCGGCGACAATCAATTTGTCGTACTCTTCCCACAGTTTTTTGTAATCAAGTTTCAGATTCGCTTGCGACCGGTGCCTATGAACGCGACCGGCTTCTTGCAGCTTCCTGTGCTTGGCCATTTCCGTGCGGAGGTCGTCGTACATTCGATATGCCGCGCAAGCAGCGACAAACTCTACCCATGCGGCGCGGAGCCGCACTATTGTTTCCTCACCTCCGGTTTGGCTAGCGTTGACCATCCTTATTACGACGCGAACCTCGATCAGCAAAGCTTGTGCCGCCTGCATGTCGTCGTTTACAACATTAGGCCGTTTTTCTTCGACGCGGCTCTTTATAAAAGCCTCCAGCGGCTCGCAAATAAGCCGGTCGAGCGTGCGAGATAACCCTGCATCAATCGATGCTCGATCAGGGCGGATCGCACAAGCCACGGACTCACACACTCTATCTCTGTAGAGCGGGTCGAAGAGATCAAAGAATGTGGCTAGAGATGCTTCGTAACGGCTCGCGCCCGGTCTCGTTTTTGGCATTTTTGGACACCCTTCGATCCAACGCCCCTTTAAGTCAGGAGCCGCGCCGGCCGGGTAAGGGTTCCCGGGTATTCGCCTTCGGGGATCAGCCTCAGGCTAGGCGCGGCAATGCTTGATCCTCGTTAAGCCGCTTTCTTCATGCGTAGCTCGTAGGTTAAACCCGCTTCCTGATTGGCAGCACGTTGCCCGCCGGCTTCGTGTCGCAATACTTCGACCAGTCGTTCATCAGTCGCCGCCGCTTCTCGAAAAGGTCGCCGCGCCGATAGGCCGCCTCTACCCTATCGTCGAGTTGATGCGCTAACGCAGCCTCCGCGACTTCGCGCGGGTAGTTCGTTTGCTCGGCGGACCAGTCGCGAAACGCGCTGCGAAACCCGTGAACAGTAATGTCGGGTCGCCCCATGCGTTTCAATAGCGCCAGCATCGCCATGTTGGAGAGCGGCTTGCCAGCCTTGCCGCCACGGAATACGAACGCGCCGTGCTGTCCAGCGTGCATGTCATCGACGATAGCGACGGCGCGCTCTGTCAGCGGAACGCGATGCTCGATACCGGCCTTCATGCGGCTTGCGGGGATTGTCCAGAGCTTTTGATCGAGCATGAATTCGTCGGCGGTCGCGCCTGTTGTTTCGCCGGTTCTCGCTGCCGTGAGTATCGTGAATTCGAGTGCTCTGGCAGCGATGCCCGGCTGCTCGCGCAGTTCGATCATGAACGCGCCCATATTCACATACGGTAGGGCCGCATGATGCCTGACGCCTCGCGCCTTCGACCGCTTCGGTAAGAGCTTGTCCAGATGCCCGCGCCAGCGCGCCGGATTGTCGCCTGTGCGCAGTCCGCGAACCTTAGCCCAATCCAATACCGCCTCAACCCGGCCCCTGAGCCTGCTGGCGGTTTCGGGCTTCGCCGTCCATATGGTTTGCAGCGCTTTTGTCACCAAGTGCGTATCGACTGCCTGAACGGGCAGGGAACCGAATACGGGGCCCGCGTAGGTCGCGAGAGTGTTCTCCCACTGGCTAACGTGCTTGGCGTTGTTCCAGCCGCTCCGGTGCGCCTCTATGTAGGCTGTGGCGCAGTTGGCGAAGGTCATCGATCGGGCAGCGGTAAGACGCGCCTCAGATCGCCTCTGATTCCGTGCTTCGATCGGGTCCACGCCGTCCAGCAATAATTTACGGCACACGGAAGCCCGCTCCCTCGCATCGGCAAGGCTCAGGATATGTCGCGAGCCGAGTCCCATCTCGCGGGGTCGCCCGTTCAGTGTGAACCGGAATATCCAGGACTTGGTTCCGGCTTTCGAGACTTGCAGATAGAGACCGCCGCCATCAAGGTAATAGCCGGGCGTTTTCAGCCGGTCCACCTTGAGCGCCGAGAGCTGCTTGAAAAACCGTTGTGATGTTCCGCCCACTTTTACTACCCCGTCTATTACCCACGTCTTAATAGTGGATTCTGGTGGGCTTTGGCGGACTTATCAAGACGCCAGTGAACACAAGCGCCAGTCTTATAAGGGCTTTTCTAAGGCGTCTTTACTCTATGGTTTAGCGGACTCTCTCCGCCAGTTTTGACCCCTTCCCGCCTCTGGTACCGTCAGCCCTTGAATTACCTATACCAACTTCGGCAAAGGCCGCGCACGCATGTCTTGAGTCTCGATAGACCCAAGGGAGTTGGTCTGACCGTTTATTTGCCTGTGGGGAAATCCTTCAGACGCCGTTGCTGTTCCGGCAACCTTCAATAGACGGGTAGGCCCAAGTTGGATAAAATTCGCTCGCGTTATTTCAATAAGCGCCCGTAGCTCAGTTGGATAGAGTACCTGGCTACGAACCAGGGGGTCGTGGGTTCGAATCCTGCCGGGCGCGCCAAAGCATTTCTTGACGACAGTTTCGTAATTCAGCTTTTCCGTGCGCACGATTTGCGGGCGCAGTAACGACGACATCTGCCTTTTGTAATCAGCAACAGCAACGCATTTCGGTACAACTCGTGTTTTGGGAATTGATTTTCCGCAATCGAATCCGTTTGCGTTCCGGCTTACTGAACAGCGCTTCTGGATTCGGCAAACCCCTCAACGCCGTTCTTCTTGTCCGAACATGATCAAACACAGGTCAGCCTTGGCTTATCCGCCGATTAGCGACTACGCCTTGATTGGCGATTGCCATTCCACCGCGCTGGTAGGCCGCGGCGGCTCGATCGACTGGTGCTGCATGCCGCGCATGGATTCGAGAAGTTGCTTCGGCCGCTTGTTGGTATGACAAGCGCATCGTCGGCCGCGGGCAAGATCATTTTTGGTGCACGAGATCATTCCGTGGGCCGTCACGCCAACTACGCGGCTTCCGAAGGGGTGATGATGCTGGTCAAAACGCTGGCTCAGGAACTCGCGCGGCATCGGATACGCGTCAACAGCATTGCGCCCGGAGCGATCGAAACACCGATCAACGCCACCACCCGCGATACCGAAGCAGAACGCAGACGATTGCTCGAACTAATTCCGTACGGCCGCATCGGCGAGCCGATCGATATCGGCCGCGCCGCTGTTTGGCTGGCGTCCGATGCATCCGACTACATGACCGGCGCAACGCTCTATATGGACGGCGGCATGCTGTTGTATCCGGGTTTCATCGATAACGGCTGACACGCTGCTGCAACGACTGCGCTTGCCAATACATCGCCGCTCGGGGGCCCGAGGTTCAGCGCGGTATCTACACGCAGCGAAACCCGATATTCCGATTGGCAGATACTGAACAACGTACAATGGCGTCGCACGTCCAACTGACGTTTCCGCAATTCGCCATGCGCAACAAACCCTGAAATGAAACGCTGGTTTTTGATCGTACTCGTCGTCCTGTACGGCGCCAGCGTCCATGACGCAGTTGCCCGAAATGCCGCCATCGCGTCAGCCCATCCGCTCGCGACCGAGGCTGGGTACCAGGTGCTGCAGCTAGGCGGCAATGCCTTTGATGCGGCGGTTACGGTAGCGGCAACGCTCGCGGTGGTCGAACCGTTTGCATCGGGCCTCGGCGGCGGCGGTTTCTGGCTGCTGCACCGCGCTTCTGACCGCGCTTCCGATAGCCAGGCGGTCATGCTCGACGCGCGCGAAACGGCGCCCTTGAATGCTCGCTCCGACATGTATCTCGACCGCAATGGCGAGGTCGTACCCGGTGCCTCGCGCGAAGGCGCAAAAGCCGCGGCAATTCCCGGTACGCCCGCGGCGCTCACCTGGCTTTCGAAGCGATACGGCAAGCTTCCGCTTGCAAAGGCTCTGGCGCCGGCAATCGCTTATGCGCGCGACGGATTCTCCACCAACGCGCGCTATGCGCGTATCGCGCGCCTGCGCCAGGAGTTGCTGCGCGGCGACGAATCCGCGGCAAGTATTTTTCTCGACAAGGGCGAACCGCCTGTGCATGGCTTCCGTCTGCGTCAACCCGCGCTCGCGCGCACGCTAACCACACTGGCGCGCGATGGTCATGCCGGCTTTTATGGCGGCCCGGTCGCGGACGAACTGGTACGCTCGATCAACACAGCAGGCGGCATCTGGCGCAAAGAAGATCTCGCTACCTATCGCGTCATCGAACGAGCGCCAGCGCGCATCACTTATCGCGGCCTTGATATCACCACGGCATCGCTGCCCTCGTCCGGCGGCGCAACGCTGGCGCAAAGCCTGAACATTCTGGAGGCGCTGCCGTTTGCGCAAAGCGATGGAGCCGCGCGAGTCCACCTCGTCGTCGAGGCGCTGCGCCGCGCCTATCATGATCGTGCGCGTTATCTCGGCGACCCCGATTTCATCGATGCGCCCATCGCGCACCTGTCGAGCGAAGCTTATGCCGCCACGCGTGCAGCCTCCATCGATCCGCGGCAGGCTACGCCGAGCACAGCACTAGCGAAAACCGAACCGATCGCTGTCGAG is drawn from Burkholderiales bacterium and contains these coding sequences:
- the ggt gene encoding gamma-glutamyltransferase, which encodes MKRWFLIVLVVLYGASVHDAVARNAAIASAHPLATEAGYQVLQLGGNAFDAAVTVAATLAVVEPFASGLGGGGFWLLHRASDRASDSQAVMLDARETAPLNARSDMYLDRNGEVVPGASREGAKAAAIPGTPAALTWLSKRYGKLPLAKALAPAIAYARDGFSTNARYARIARLRQELLRGDESAASIFLDKGEPPVHGFRLRQPALARTLTTLARDGHAGFYGGPVADELVRSINTAGGIWRKEDLATYRVIERAPARITYRGLDITTASLPSSGGATLAQSLNILEALPFAQSDGAARVHLVVEALRRAYHDRARYLGDPDFIDAPIAHLSSEAYAATRAASIDPRQATPSTALAKTEPIAVEGRDTSHFSIIDAAGNRVAATLSINNLFGSGIVAGSTGVLLNNEMDDFAAKPGAANTYRLTGDEANAIEPGKRPLSSMSPTFVEDARGVLILGSSGGSRIMSQVLLAILDYARPGPVDVIGIVGAPRYHHQYLPDRIDIEPEAFPAEWIAALAAKGHRVHRIDRKWGNMQAVWLNQKTGQSIAVGDPRTAAGWAGWF
- a CDS encoding integrase arm-type DNA-binding domain-containing protein; this encodes MDGVVKVGGTSQRFFKQLSALKVDRLKTPGYYLDGGGLYLQVSKAGTKSWIFRFTLNGRPREMGLGSRHILSLADARERASVCRKLLLDGVDPIEARNQRRSEARLTAARSMTFANCATAYIEAHRSGWNNAKHVSQWENTLATYAGPVFGSLPVQAVDTHLVTKALQTIWTAKPETASRLRGRVEAVLDWAKVRGLRTGDNPARWRGHLDKLLPKRSKARGVRHHAALPYVNMGAFMIELREQPGIAARALEFTILTAARTGETTGATADEFMLDQKLWTIPASRMKAGIEHRVPLTERAVAIVDDMHAGQHGAFVFRGGKAGKPLSNMAMLALLKRMGRPDITVHGFRSAFRDWSAEQTNYPREVAEAALAHQLDDRVEAAYRRGDLFEKRRRLMNDWSKYCDTKPAGNVLPIRKRV
- a CDS encoding SDR family oxidoreductase; translation: MTSASSAAGKIIFGARDHSVGRHANYAASEGVMMLVKTLAQELARHRIRVNSIAPGAIETPINATTRDTEAERRRLLELIPYGRIGEPIDIGRAAVWLASDASDYMTGATLYMDGGMLLYPGFIDNG
- a CDS encoding transcriptional regulator codes for the protein MRNELPAEGYVRLAEILGNKKANPPIPGIFPISRTTWWVGIKSGKYPKGIKLSDRTTAWDVRVIRALIESLGK